GTGGTGTTCAGGTTGCTTTTTGCTGAGAATATACCAATATTCtcagcatgcttttttttgccacagCTAGAAGCTGTTTTCTCTTGCCCTTGCTGCAACGTGTTGCAGTTAGGAGCAGGTGAATCTTAAACAAAACTCAGCTAATCTTAAATCTTCGCTCATTTTATCCCAGAAGGGATTGTCAGCTTTCAGGCTAGATTTTTCCAGACCTGTTGTCATCCAACATGACTTCCTGTGACCCTTGAAATAAAGTGCATGTATTTGGAGAACAGGAGGGGAGTGAAGAAAATCCACGTGTAACACCACATTGGGCTTTTCCTGGGTCAGCACCCACAGCCTCATCTTGTcaactgaagacagaaaaatggcaTAAAGTGGTGGTTGAGTGAAAATTGGTTGCACTTAATCCAGCTCTGAGAGACTGGAAATGAAACAGGGCTGTCAAACCTCCAAGTCCCTCATCATTTAATAGCTGTTTATACTCTCAGGGTGTCTGAGGAAGGTCTGTGCTATGCAGCCTTGCTCTGTATTAATCTAGATTAACTCTGGGGTCTTGGTATAGTACAGACAGTTGTGGCAAAGGTGAGTAATCTAATTTGCCCTAAACCATAGTGAAAGAGAGTTGAGCCAACTCATGCTACCTAGAGGTTTACTCTTGGCTGACAGCATCTACAGGCCTGGTTTCTTCCATGTCTTGACCACAAGCCAGAGCCCTGGTTTTAGTACCTGACTGGGGCTTGGCCAGAGCCCTTCTTCCCTGCACACCCACCTCTGAGATGGGGACAGAGGAGCCTGTCGGTGGGCTGGCTGTGGAAGCTTGTGAAGTGacactgattatttttgtggTTGAAGAGTTCGGTCTCTggcatttctttcagaaaagctaCTTTCTTGATCAGACATTTACAATTTTTGCTGGAATCTTGTGCATTTCCTAAAGCAGAGTGGAAAGCAAAGTGTACCGTAGTTGCTACCACCTTTGTTCAGCCAgggaagcagctctggagaATGGGAGACCTTGGATGGTCTTTGCTTTATGGGCTTGCTTGGAACACAACACGCAAACCAAGAGTGAGGTACAGGTAGGTCTGAATGAGCTGCAGGGTCATGGTAGCTCGTGGTGACTGTGTTGTGTCTCCCTCCACCAGGCATCTGACTCCAGCTTAAATGAAGAGGACGGACTCCAGGTTTTCTTGTGGTGGCTGCTAGGTATGTGAGGGCCACATCTCCAGCCGACCTTGCTGGGATACTGGCAAGACTCGGCTCTCTGATGTCCTTGGCCATGCGGGTTGTGCAAAGCAGACTGTGCTGGGAGTGTCCATGCTGAAGTTATGTTGTGCTGAGCATCTGGTGGACCTTGGTTTGCAAAGAGCGGGGTTTTTGTGGCACTCATTAGCAGCTTTCTGCAAGGAGATACTCTTCATTTGGCCAACAAGTTAAATACGGCACCTAAGGGGTTTCTGCAAGGTGGTGGGTTAGTGACAGAATGAGACTACAGTCATGCATGTTTGCAGATAtcttcttgctctctctctgcAAAAGCAGCCCTACCTGATGTACCTGATGCTGTGAGATATgctgcagagagggagaggggctgtAGCTGTTTCGAGGACAGTATTTCACAGAGGAGTCTCTACAGTCTGGCACTTGAGTCTTTTTATACCTCCTAGGTCTGTTGGTGGCTTTTTGGGGAACCTGGGATTGATGTATTGTCAGTAGGGGCCAATGACTATCCCTGGTGTCCCACCAACTCTGCTTGCTAGGGCTGAGCCTCTTTTTAAGAGGAGTTCTTGTCAGAAGTCTCTTGACATCTCAGCCTTTGTGATCAGACACCTGTGTCCCCAAGACCATTTTGAGTTTTCTTATCAAGTCTGgatgttttggcttttttcactgaaagccAAATTGTGGGAGCCTTCAAGCTGGTTGACTTGAGCTATGCCGTCCCTGAGCAGCGTTGCAAGGCTGTGCTTCTGTTCCAGGTATCGCTGCGCTCACCTTCGCCCTCCTCATGTCTGCCAGGATGGGGATTTTCCAGGAGACGCTGTACAAGCGGTTTGGGAAGCACTCCAAAGAGGCCCTGTTTTACAACGTAAGTCACCatctcttttctgttgcttttactgGGCAGACAGAACTGCTAAGAGagtcccttcccctcccaccctgTACTCAGCCCAGATCCAAAGGATCTCACGGAGCAGGGCTGAGGCAGTGAAGGGTGTGCTCTCATCCAGATGTGCGAGGCTGGTTTCCCAGGGTGGGAAGTGGGGTGGGTTCACATAATCTGCTAACATCACGTCTTTATGTTTCTCTCCAGCACGCGTTACCACTCCCTGGCTTTCTCCTCCTTGCCCCAAACATCTACCACCACGCAGTCCTCTTCAGCCAGTCTGGTGAGTGTTGTGCAGATGGATCCTTgctctcagaatcacagaatcaacgaggttggaagagacctgggatcatcgggtccaaccattgccctgacaccgccatgtcaactagactatggcactaagtgccatgtccagtcttttcttaaacacctccagagatggtgactccaccacctccctgggcagcccattccaatgtctcGTACCTTTCTGTCCTCTGGAAAATGCTGTAGGAAGCTTCCAGTCCAGCAGCTGTGCATGTCAGACTGTCGTCTTGGGTTATTCAAGCCCTTTGAATTTTCAGGTTTGATAGAAAgccaaaagccaaaaaaaaaaaacccagacccCACAATGTCTTGGGGACATTGTCCAACCTCTTCCTCATGGTGTGCCACATGCCAGCATGCTTGGACAAGTGGTGATTGCTGACTGCTGAGAGCCTGGCCATGGGCAGCTGACCGCTCAGCTGGTGCCAGAGCAGCTTGTGAAGCTGAGCCATGAGTTACTGTTTGGATGGCTGTGGTTAAAACCCGAGCTTCGCCCTAATGCACACGCATCCACCTCCTGGGCTCAGCCAGATTGCTCATCCAGCCACCTTGAGCTATACATCTGCTGAAGTTTAATAGTAAAATTCACCAAGCTTTTCAGTGCCAGCAAGCTTCCTATATTGCatgcatcacagaatcacagaatggttaagggttggaagggccctctggagatcatccagcccaacccctgccaaagcagggtcacccagagcacgtcgcacagggtctCGTCCAGATGggctttgaatatctccagagaaggagaattcccaccctccctgggcagcctgtgccagggctctgccaccctcaaagtaaagaagttcctccccatattcagatgaaacttcccatgtttcaacttgtgcccattgccccttgtcctgtcactgggcaccactgagaagagtctggccccctcctcttgacacccacccctaaggtatttgtaagtgttgataagatcccccctcagtctgctcttctccaggctgaacagccccagctccctcagcctctcctcataagagagatgctccagccctctgaccatctccgtaccctccgctggactctctccagtagttccttgtctttcttgaactggggggcccagaactgcacacagttactccaggtgtggcctcaccagggccatgtagaggagcaggagaacctcccttgacctgctggccacacttcctaatgcaccccaggacaccattggccttcctggccccaagggcacattgctgtctcatggggaacttgttgtcccccagaacccccaggtccttctctgcagagctgctctccagtagatcagcccccaacctgtactggtgcatggggttattccttcctagttgcaggaccctacacttgcctttgttgaactccatgaggttcctctccacccagctctccagcctgtccaggtctcgctgaatggcagcacggcctgctggggtatcagccactcctcccagtttggtgtcaccagcaaactggctgagggtacactcagtcccttcgtcCGGGTCATTGATGAgtaagttgaacaggactggacccagtactgacccctggggaacaccaggagccacaggcctccaactagactgagcacaTAGATCACTTTATCCTGTTCATTATCATTGCAAAGTATTTCTAGCACACTACACCCTCCCAAGGAAAGCATGAGATAGGTGACCCCTGGGGAAAGGAATGTGGTAGTTCAAAAATGGGAGGAACAGGACCAAATCCTCAACCACAGatgtaaaaaagaagaaagcttttcttttaatgtcttcttttttccttagccTACTTGCctacttcttcctccattttcctttcttccctacGGAAGTCCAAGCAAAATATCTGCAAACTCTCTTGTATTTGTCATTTATCACAGTAAGAACAAGATAACTCTCCATTTGGAGCGAAATCAAACTGTGCCCACACCTCAGTCTGCCCAATGCAGCAACAACCTCCTGAAGCTGCAGCATGTCCTGATCATGGTCAGTCCTGgacaggaatcacagaatcacagaatcaatcaagttggaagagacctctgggatcattgagtccaaccattgtcctgacaccaccctgtcaactagaccatggcactaagtgccatgtccaggcttttcttaaacacctccagagatggtgactccaccccctccctgggcagccccttccaatgtctaatgaccctttctgaaaagaaattcttcctgatgtccaacctgaacctcccctggccaagcttgaggctgtgtcctcttgtcctatcgctagttgccagggagaagaggccaactcccacttcactacaacttcccttcaggtagttgtagactgcaataaggtcacctctgagcctcctcttctctgagACACCTCTCCTTGCATCTTCTTTAAGCAGTAGCAGGGCAATGACCTTGCTCCATCCTTTCTCCCCACAGAACCGTTCCAGGTCCCGGTGATCGGGCTGACCCTGCCAATCATGTGGTTCTACCTCCTCATGAACGTCGTCACTCAGTATCCTTTCAAAGCTCAGCCTGAGACACGCCATGGAGATGGcagtggggtgggagaggagggatggggtgggggtgcCGAGTCCTTGGAGTCTTCCCTGCATTTGGGAGCTGATTTCCATGTAACTGTGGGAAAATACAGAGTGAAATTTAACCTGGGGCTCATGTTATTTCCAGGGTGGCTGAAAtctgccaccacctccccagagaCAGGCTGGCCAGTATAAACTCATGGTGGTTCTGCTAGCCAGCTCTAGGTAGAAGGGACAGTAGTGTCCTCCCTCTTCAGCCCCGATGTCCCCTTACCTCCGCCCACCCAGATACGTCTGCATCCGAGGCGTCTTCATCCTCACCACGGAGTGCACCTCCCTCACTGTCACGCTGGTGGTGACGCTGCGCAAGTTCGTCAGCCTCATCTTCTCCATCCTCTACTTTCGCAACCCCTTCACGGCCTGGCACTGGCTGGGCACCACCTTCGTCTTCGTGGGGACTCTCATGTACACGGAGGTGTGGAACAGCCTCGGGCCCTTCCTGGCCCGCTGGAGGAAGAGGCCGAAGGAGGAGTAAGAGGCAGGGACTCTCTGCAGGgacctttttattattttatagagcagagcagcagggaatACCCCAGAGGGGGGTTGTTTTTATAACATGGGGGAGGTGTTGGCTGTGCCAAGCTCCTGGGCAACGTGGAGCCTCTGCTGGGAACCTCCCTGAGATGGATCATGGAGAGACGATACGGTTATTTTTGCaaggctgcatttttttaatgcaaccCCTTTTGCTTCCATCCTCTccccctgttttttttcatttgaataacCCTTTTTAAGTAATGTAAAAGCTGACCCAGTTCTCTGTTAGGAGCCCAGCCTTGTGGTGGTGCTGTTGTCCACTCCTCTCAGGTTTGAAGAGCTGGACCCTGAGCCTGTTTGGTGCCGTCCTTTAATGTCCAGGTGGCTGCAGTGGATCCTGACCCCCGGGGAACTGCTGTTTGTGCAGCAGGTTGTTAATTACGCTGGAAATGCCAGGCCTGGCTGTTAAGCTGAGTCCTTGTTGCCTGATCCTACCACCTGTGCTGGGAGGGTGTCATACATCAGTAGCTAGAGCCTTCCAGTCTGCCCAGTGGATCCTCCACTGGGGAATGGCTCAGGGGGCTGACCCCAAGCCACCGAGCCCCCATCACTAGTAGCAGGGCCTAGTTGGGAGCCTGAGGAAACCAAAATGGGGTGATGCTAAGGGGACAGAAAGTGCCACTGCGTCACCTTCGCAGCCTTCTCAGGGAGACGGTGAAGAGCTGTTGGGGCTTTGCTGAGTCCTCAGATGTTGCCCCAATACTTCACCAGCCGGAGGGTGTCGTGGGTTCCCCTTGCTGCTGTTAGGTCCTTGGTGCAGGTCATTTTTGGTGACTTTTCAGTCACTTCCTACTGTTTCCCTCACCACAAGCGTGGTCAGTGGTTTTTGTTACCAGCAGTCACCTGCAACCAACTGTGCTGAGCCCCCAACGCGCCTGTGGCCCCCCTGGATCCAGCCCAACCTCAGGGTTCAAACGATGCCAAGAAACGTAAGAAGGGCCAGTAGAGCTGAGcttatttctgctgctgggagGAGCTGGTTTTACTGTCCCTTCACCCAGTTCTCCTCCCACCCCTTAGGCATCAGCTTCGCTCGTGGCATTTTTGTGcatcccagcagcacccacctggTGCAGGACTGGTGTCCCTTAGTGTCACCCCTCAGCTGGGACAGGTGGGCTGCAGGAGTTTTGGGCGCGTGTCCCTATGTGTTCAGGCAACGTGTGTCTCCCAGCAAggtgaggagcagcagctgcagctcttctgGGAGCTGCTCAGCGTTGGGCAGAGCAAGGGTTAGCGCGCAGCCTTGTCTTGGTCTCGGAGCAGTGGGGAGCACTGTTTTGTGCTGCCTGATTTTTCCTGGAGCACCTTGTTCTCATCATGGTGATACTGCCCCTGCTCAGCCGTGGTCATCAGGGCATCCAGCAATGTCAACCTGATTCACATCAAGCTTGGCCAAGTAGGGACTATACTCCGTTATTCCTCCACCCAACATCCCAGTGGCTTCCAGCCTTGGTGCTTACAACCCCTCCAACGTTAAACCTGTGCTTGTAGTGGGTTAACCCTGGCTGGCAGCAAAGCACCAGATCACTCACTGTCCCTCACAGTGGGGGGAACAGGAAGAGCAAAACCAAGAGAACTTGTGAGTAGAGACAAAGACGGTTtaacaagcaaaagaaagaggaaagggggGGTGAAAAACCCACAAGTGATGTGAAGGCAAccactcaccacctcccaccatCAGACCtatgcccagccagtccctgagcaaTGGCCACCTTCCCAAAACCTCCTCccctttgtttttattgctgattttTATCTGTATCAGCTGTCTTGGAGATGCCCCTTCCCAGCTTCTTGCCCACCCATGGCCTCATCATCAGTGGGGGGGGCAGAGTGGGGaaaagccttgatgctgtgtgagCTGTTTTAGCTGCTAATCCAAAGCCCGACACCCTACGGGCTGCTATGGAAACGGTTAACTCCATCCCACCCGGAGCTCCTGGGACCTGCAGCTCGCTCCTTCCTGAGATGCTGAAGGGttttctcttctggttttgattttttcctgagcctaaaaaaaccctcttgtaTTTTGAGTGTCAGACATGGGATGTTTCCAAGGGTTTTGTAGATGAGGAGACTGTTTCCCaacagctgccccagcactgagTGGGGCAGGAAGGACCTGGCTCCAGGAAGGAcccagagagagagacaaaacCTTTATCCCTCAGCTCGGTCTTCAAAGCTATTTACACGGAGCTTCAGCTGAGACAGGGAGGTAGGGGAAGGCAACACAAACTGGTTGTGAAAGCATCAGGGACACTGAGTAACTGGTGGCTAACACTAAGTAACTAGTCTCAAGCTTTCATCAAAGCTTGAAACACGGGTGTGACACCAGGCTGAAGGCACAAGCCACGTTCACGGTTGGGTGGCAGGAGCTGTGACTCCTGGTAGGCGACCATGGAGGTGGTGGCTGTCGCCTGGGCTGGGGATTTAGCAAAGCAATAGCTGAGCAGGTGCCTGAGTGAGTGTAACATACTGTACATACGTAGATTACTCGCTAGGTTGCTCTTCGTATCAACAGAATTGCATGTTGTCTCCAGTTTCTGTGTGGTGCTGGTAGGTTTGGAgatgtttagggtttttttttgaaccGTGTGCTGTACTTGGTCTTCCCTCAAACCAGGTGTCAACAGCGGATTattatttgttgttgttggggtatttttttaactttacagTGTGATCTGTGTGTTTCTGAATATTTATAATTGTTACAGCAGCGTAGAAGTGATTCCCTTCCAGTTGTGAGATGGAGGAAAGGTCCATGCAGAAGGGCCCCGGTAGCCAAAAGTAGGGTTTGAATCCAGGGCTCCCCCCCACCAAAATGTGGCCACTGATTCATTTGGCTTTAATGTTTGCTGTAGAGGTAATAGCACATATTTTTTAGCAGAAGCTGGAAAAGTGGGTGAGCCAAAATACTTCTTGATCAGTGTTCTGGATGTGCAGAGTTTTTGGGTTGGCTGGTTGGGTTTAGGGggggtgtttttgttgtttttttaaaaacaaaataaatatgtatcGTCTTCAAAGTACGTTGGTCGTCTTGTTTCTCCTTTCACACTTTGCTACTGGTATTCAGTGGATGACTGGAAAATCAGTGGGGCTCTGAAATCAACACACAATTTCTCCTGCCTTTAATAGGAGAGAAGGTAGGAAAGTCTCGGCCTTGCTGGGGTTTGAGACAAAGACCCAACCGTTTCCCTCCCCTGCTTCCACTGAAAGACTTCACAGCACTGCAGAGTCCCACACTCAAGTGTCCTTCAATACCAGCACCCCCAGTCCTCACCCACCATGCTGGCTGGCGTAGCTGGAGGGCTGGAGCCTGGGGGACGTGTCCTTTAGGGCTTGGTGATACTGCTGAGCAAAGCCAGGCTCTCCTGCCCAGAAAGCACGTGCCCATCTGCTGTGCTCCAGCCCAATGTtatcctccagctgctgccacaAGGTGGGAAGCTGCTTTcttcaaatcatagaatcacagaatcgttttgtttggaaaggacctttaagatcatgaagtccaaccgttaacccagcactgccaaggccaccactaaaccatgtccctcagcaccacatctacacggcttttaaatccctccagggatggggactccaccactgccctgggcagcctgttccagttgacaaccctttccctgaagaaattgtccctgatctccaatctaaacctcccctggcacaacttgaggccatttcctctcatcctatcgcttgttccttgggagaagagaccgaccccccacctcgctacaccctcctttcaggtagttgtagagagcgagaaggtctcccctcagcctccttttctccaggctaaacccccccaggtccctcagccgctcctcatcacacttgtgctccagacccttcaccagctccgttgcccttctctggactcgctccagcacctcaaggtctttcttgtagtgaggggcccaaaactgcacccaggattcgaggtgcggcctcaccagtgccgagcacagggggacgatccctgccctagtcccGCTGGCCATgctagtgctgatacaagccaggatgctggtggccttcttggccacctgggcacactgctggctcatattcagctgccgtggatcaacacccccaggtcatTTTCCACCAGGCCCTTTCTAGCCActttcccccagcctgtagccgtgtggggggttgttgtgccccaagtgcaggacccgacacttggccttgttgaccctcacacagtggccttggcccatcgatccagcctgtccagacccctctgcagagccttcctgccctccagcacatcaacactcccacctaacttggtgtcatctgtgaactcactgagggtgcactcgatcccctcgtccagatcattgataaagatattgaacagaactggccccaacactgagccctggggatcaccacttgtgaccagctgccaactggatttaactccattcgcCACAACTCTCTGGGCCTgcccatccagccagttttttacccagtgaaatCCCACGTGCCCCATTCCTTCTCCCAGTTCATAGCGGCTGACGGCGAAGGCACAAGGCAAATGCAGCTAAACCAATAATGAGCTACAGGCCGTCAGTGCCAGGAGACTCACTGGGGTGgctgcttccctccctctttgCAACACTAAGCTGGGACCACCCGCCTCATCCAGCCCTTTCAGCTGTGGTTCCTACTAAAGGAGTGTTGAACTGAGATCCAGGGGGATGTAGGAAGGCAAGAGGAGCGAAGGGTGGCCTGGAGGAGGCTCCTCTTTAATTGCACTTACAATAAATTATATCCATTAACTCGCTGCAGATGGTCTCTAATTGCACCAAGGTGGGTGAGTTGGGCAGCCGAGGTCCCCGGCAGCACCCACAGGGGTTGAGGGACCTGGCTCAGGGCAGCAGTTTGAGCCTGGAGCAGCCGGTACTGTGGAAACCATCAGGATTTGAGGTCCCCAAGCAAGATTCCACAGTTGTTTTAGGCTCCCTGATTTGGGGAATGCCATCCACGCAGCACAGAGCGCTGGGTGTTATCCCAGGAGGGGTCGAAATAGCAGCTGAAGCCTCCTGGCATCAGTGCTTAACCATTAACGCAGCGGAGTGGTCCAGCTTCCCGCGTGGGacctggcttaaaaaaaaatggcaagaaatGAAGTGATTACTGTGGCCTTTGCAGACCTCAGTGACATCTCCATCACTGCAAAAATGGCGACGTGGCATTACAATCCTGGCCATCACTTCGTGttgagggtctgacctatgaggaacggctgagggaactggggttgtttagcctggagaagaggaggctcagaggtgaccttagtgcagtctacaactacctgaagggagattgtagtggagtgggagtcggcctcttctcccaggcaactagtgataggacaagagga
Above is a genomic segment from Nyctibius grandis isolate bNycGra1 chromosome 5, bNycGra1.pri, whole genome shotgun sequence containing:
- the SLC35B4 gene encoding nucleotide sugar transporter SLC35B4, whose amino-acid sequence is MHPAVAVGLVFGGCCSNVVFLELLVRQFPGCGNIVTFSQFLFIAVEGFIFEANFGRKGPAVPIRYYFIMVAMFFTVSVVNNYALNLNIAMPLHMIFRSGSLIASMALGVIILKKRYSISKYTSIALVSLGIFTCTFMSAKQVASDSSLNEEDGLQVFLWWLLGIAALTFALLMSARMGIFQETLYKRFGKHSKEALFYNHALPLPGFLLLAPNIYHHAVLFSQSEPFQVPVIGLTLPIMWFYLLMNVVTQYVCIRGVFILTTECTSLTVTLVVTLRKFVSLIFSILYFRNPFTAWHWLGTTFVFVGTLMYTEVWNSLGPFLARWRKRPKEE